One segment of Triticum aestivum cultivar Chinese Spring chromosome 2A, IWGSC CS RefSeq v2.1, whole genome shotgun sequence DNA contains the following:
- the LOC123184961 gene encoding uncharacterized protein has product MEIPVRRDVIMIRRVYGDDAATASVARSLLAPVANQLSGSGDTPDLHRRLVLVHLRSLKGPEDVRAAFDGVEAVAICILLMRAVVVFETEAGAARALQEPAKEAIGPCTAVPSLDLAAGCHFIPYKIIKVSAPAGASGAPPPPEPSMEDRARAFQEMCELKPMIDYDGPAEWKTCRPGMTTITQFAPSADSLVHGPTLGGGGYLWMHGSMVTYYHAEAGKPSGSEFNNVSIRVKQEETHSTKIRVTPLEPLVYVNQFGHLFCVTPTAGPR; this is encoded by the exons ATGGAGATCCCGGTTCGAAGGGACGTGATAATGATTCGCCGCGTCTACGGCGACGACGCCGCCACGGCAAGCGTGGCACGCAGCCTCCTCGCCCCGGTCGCGAACCAGCTCTCCGGGTCCGGCGACACCCCCGACCTCCACCGCCGCCTCGTCCTGGTCCACCTCCGCTCGTTGAAAGGCCCCGAGGACGTGCGCGCCGCGTTCGACGGCGTCGAGGCAGTCGCGATCTGCATCCTCCTGATGAGGGCGGTGGTCGTCTTCGAGACCGAAGCCGGCGCCGCGCGCGCGCTGCAGGAGCCCGCCAAGGAGGCGATCGGACCGTGCACGGCGGTCCCGTCTCTAGACTTGGCCGCCGGATGCCATTTCATCCCCTACAAAATAATCAAG GTGTCGGCTCCTGCGGGGGCAtccggcgcgccgccgccgccggagccaagCATGGAGGATCGCGCTCGGGCGTTTCAGGAGATGTGTGAGCTGAAGCCGATGATCGACTACGACGGCCCAGCTGAGTGGAAGACCTGTAGGCCTGGCATGACGACCATCACGCAGTTCGCGCCGTCGGCGGATTCGTTGGTCCACGGCCCGACGCTTGGAGGCGGCGGCTATCTGTGGATGCACGGCAGCATGGTCACGTACTACCATGCGGAGGCCGGCAAGCCGAGCGGCAGCGAATTCAATAATGTGTCGATACGGGTCAAGCAAGAAGAAACACACTCAACCAAAATCCGTGTCACGCCTCTCGAACCGCTCGTTTACGTTAATCAGTTCGGGCACTTATTTTGTGTTACTCCGACAGCAGGACCTAGGTAG